Proteins encoded within one genomic window of Candidatus Zixiibacteriota bacterium:
- a CDS encoding NTP transferase domain-containing protein: MVGIILAGGAGRRLAPLTRVANKHLLPVYDRPMILFPLRKMVDAGLKEILIVCGESSRAAFERLLGDGSEFGIDKLTFTTQVGEDGIAAALSLAEDFTHGRRMCVILGDNLFDDDLGPQVEIYKSQIQGARILLKKVPDPERFGVPVFDSDSITRIEEKPKNPACQYAVVGIYFYDNKVFDIIRTLKPSARGEYEITDVSNRYIHDNDLTHGFLTGAWSDCGTFESLFRASRMVRERRISEKEERRD; the protein is encoded by the coding sequence ATTGTCGGAATCATACTTGCTGGAGGGGCCGGAAGACGGCTTGCTCCGCTCACACGCGTGGCAAACAAACACCTGCTTCCGGTGTACGATCGGCCCATGATCCTTTTTCCGTTACGGAAAATGGTCGATGCCGGGCTGAAGGAGATTCTCATCGTCTGCGGAGAAAGCTCCAGGGCTGCGTTTGAGCGATTGCTGGGCGATGGTTCGGAATTCGGAATCGACAAGCTCACCTTTACAACGCAAGTCGGTGAGGATGGAATCGCTGCTGCACTTTCGCTCGCCGAGGACTTCACACATGGCAGAAGAATGTGTGTCATTCTGGGAGACAATCTCTTCGACGATGATCTCGGGCCGCAGGTAGAGATATACAAGAGCCAAATCCAAGGCGCGCGCATACTATTGAAGAAAGTACCCGATCCCGAGCGATTCGGAGTCCCCGTGTTCGATAGTGATTCAATCACTCGCATTGAGGAGAAGCCGAAGAACCCTGCATGTCAGTATGCTGTTGTAGGGATATATTTCTATGACAACAAGGTTTTTGACATAATTCGAACACTCAAGCCTTCTGCGCGTGGCGAATATGAGATTACCGACGTATCAAATCGATATATTCATGACAACGATCTTACGCACGGTTTTTTGACCGGCGCATGGAGTGACTGCGGAACTTTCGAGTCGCTGTTCCGCGCTTCAAGAATGGTGCGTGAAAGACGGATATCTGAAAAGGAGGAGAGACGTGATTGA